A region of Thermococcus argininiproducens DNA encodes the following proteins:
- a CDS encoding HgcAB-like fusion protein, whose translation MLRYIIVNIVGTLLRGFPMPCRTGLIKIGNPDEDSPVFLTANYCVTVERVKRVLEKSAIDCYLLVANSKGINVWCSAAGGYLTHHEVISALKTSGIEKLVKHRNVVLPQLAAAGVEARKVKEKTGWNIIWGPVYAKDIPGFIKNGYKKPPEMREVKFPLLHRIEMAVMWAFPFSIIVAFLAFFLWRSAVLPLFALTWLLPIMIFISFPLYSKFLNLRKNGIGVSRYTVIFDFGRVPLILEGVFIFLLIVYGFFTGHLSFEFLLRWGFVSFIIIMLVSIDLMGSTPVYKSGLHEERLLRVALDEEKCTGCGVCVQVCPRNCYEIERVAMMPRAERCVQCGACIVQCPFDALYFVSPEGRTIPPEVTRKFKLNLMGKRLVRI comes from the coding sequence ATGCTTAGATATATTATTGTAAACATCGTGGGGACTCTTCTAAGGGGGTTTCCAATGCCCTGCAGGACAGGCTTGATTAAAATAGGAAATCCTGATGAAGATTCACCTGTCTTTCTGACTGCCAACTACTGTGTAACGGTTGAGCGGGTAAAAAGGGTTCTTGAAAAGAGTGCTATAGACTGCTACCTTCTAGTAGCCAACAGCAAAGGTATTAATGTGTGGTGTTCCGCTGCGGGAGGGTATCTTACTCATCACGAGGTCATATCAGCTTTAAAAACGAGCGGAATTGAAAAACTTGTAAAGCACAGAAATGTTGTGCTTCCTCAGCTTGCCGCGGCAGGCGTTGAGGCAAGAAAGGTAAAGGAAAAAACCGGGTGGAATATAATATGGGGGCCCGTCTATGCAAAAGACATCCCCGGGTTTATTAAGAATGGCTACAAAAAACCTCCAGAAATGCGAGAGGTTAAGTTCCCTCTGCTGCACCGCATTGAAATGGCGGTTATGTGGGCTTTTCCTTTTTCCATAATAGTGGCTTTTTTGGCATTTTTCTTATGGCGCAGTGCTGTGCTACCACTATTTGCTCTCACATGGCTGCTGCCCATCATGATTTTTATCTCGTTCCCTCTATATTCCAAGTTTTTAAATCTAAGAAAGAATGGCATTGGCGTGAGTAGATACACCGTTATCTTTGATTTTGGTAGAGTTCCCCTAATTCTAGAGGGAGTCTTTATTTTCCTCCTCATTGTGTATGGCTTTTTCACAGGACATCTAAGTTTTGAATTCCTTCTTCGCTGGGGTTTTGTGTCGTTCATCATAATTATGCTCGTAAGCATAGATTTAATGGGCAGCACCCCGGTCTATAAGAGCGGCCTGCATGAGGAACGTCTTTTGAGGGTGGCCCTGGATGAAGAAAAATGCACGGGTTGTGGAGTCTGTGTGCAGGTGTGTCCAAGGAACTGCTATGAAATCGAGCGAGTCGCCATGATGCCCCGAGCGGAGAGATGTGTCCAGTGTGGTGCGTGTATCGTCCAATGTCCCTTTGATGCCCTTTACTTTGTGAGTCCCGAGGGTAGGACAATACCGCCTGAAGTTACCAGAAAGTTTAAGCTCAACCTTATGGGCAAGAGGCTTGTGAGGATATAA
- the cpaM gene encoding corrinoid protein-associated methyltransferase CpaM, whose product MGAYILMKLLESAPSKYDRGIQILTLGKLDEAYDRLTAFIKPGQRVLDLGCGTGALTIRAAMKGAEVKAIDINPQMLEIAQKKVEKVKLTHRVELCEMGVAELNTESTGSYDVVMAGLCFSELGEDELSYALKEIKRILKPGGLLLIADETVPQNPLKRIINLLVRLPLVVVTYLLTQTTTRAIKDLPRRVEEEGFIIESIRWSWMGDFVEIVARNPGR is encoded by the coding sequence ATGGGTGCATACATCTTAATGAAACTTCTTGAATCCGCCCCAAGCAAGTACGATAGGGGCATTCAGATTCTTACACTCGGAAAGCTCGATGAAGCATACGACCGATTGACCGCTTTTATAAAACCAGGCCAGAGGGTGCTTGATTTAGGGTGCGGGACGGGAGCACTCACGATACGGGCCGCCATGAAAGGTGCAGAGGTTAAGGCTATCGACATCAACCCTCAAATGCTTGAAATTGCACAGAAAAAGGTGGAGAAGGTGAAACTTACGCACAGGGTTGAGCTGTGCGAGATGGGGGTTGCGGAGCTTAATACTGAATCCACGGGGAGCTATGATGTAGTGATGGCGGGGCTGTGCTTCTCTGAACTGGGTGAGGATGAGCTAAGCTATGCCCTGAAGGAGATAAAGAGGATACTGAAGCCCGGGGGACTTTTGCTGATTGCCGATGAAACTGTGCCCCAGAATCCTCTGAAGAGGATTATTAATCTGTTGGTCAGATTGCCCCTTGTTGTGGTTACCTATCTTCTTACCCAGACTACAACAAGGGCGATAAAGGATCTTCCCAGAAGGGTGGAGGAAGAAGGATTTATAATTGAATCAATCAGGTGGAGCTGGATGGGAGATTTCGTGGAGATAGTTGCAAGAAATCCCGGGAGATGA
- a CDS encoding DUF302 domain-containing protein has translation MKDECKGHEKKIKHVRGMSVVENLESEYTYVKEVELNFEDAVERVKEELKKESFGVLSEIRVDKLFKEKMGLEIEPYIILGACNPNYSSQLISIDINSGAFLPCNILVYVKDKKTYVSAMLPTKAIEITGNEELLKVSEQVERILKNVVDKV, from the coding sequence ATGAAGGATGAATGCAAAGGTCATGAAAAGAAAATAAAGCATGTTCGTGGAATGTCTGTGGTGGAAAACTTGGAAAGTGAATACACTTATGTGAAAGAAGTGGAGTTAAATTTTGAGGATGCTGTAGAGAGAGTTAAAGAGGAACTTAAAAAAGAAAGTTTCGGCGTGCTCAGTGAGATACGTGTGGATAAGTTGTTTAAAGAAAAAATGGGCCTTGAAATAGAGCCGTATATCATCCTAGGGGCATGCAATCCAAACTACTCAAGTCAACTCATAAGTATTGATATCAATAGCGGTGCATTTCTCCCATGTAACATACTGGTGTATGTCAAAGACAAGAAAACATATGTGAGTGCAATGTTGCCGACTAAAGCTATAGAAATCACAGGAAATGAAGAGTTACTAAAAGTGTCAGAGCAAGTTGAAAGAATTTTGAAAAATGTTGTTGACAAAGTTTAA